A part of Biomphalaria glabrata chromosome 3, xgBioGlab47.1, whole genome shotgun sequence genomic DNA contains:
- the LOC106063736 gene encoding uncharacterized protein LOC106063736: MYISKALAFPLTLFCCVQFHFDQVDSTKVALQYKCWKTCGLNNDTSLLSPIALVRRSRLDCATSCSKSPWCLKYVFAIPGTCLLLLSQDIPCPANVAALPGSQVTTCVKLLPAALAPCRMTRKLISDGGANVVDYETILQMLIVGSNVKLRYSQGDSTYVASTNSFTLSSTLMPPVLATVPVYMTGMYSAKVSVRTFYSNTSTLLEEQYNDGNLPSSTLVANISQWLVQLRCGNSSGNKVKVLSKSSNTTSLTEAVDNGSTINIVMVDSTIRFLAANIIIKSGSIVHAQSLYYEGKKVKLLTVRSSGMPDLASWDYINKVRNENESVTTDFIWYADPCWAFIASTPAGNMAALKSAILSGKRVRVAFNATPSEVIYANPTYIGVNSSDIITAHVTNYIDRKYPGSSPVSSRSHYIMSTDGFLQQFSVQFDSEIVQATDKPTSIITWFTDQQNFTLVHSTVAPLISPNQTTLARLKDKVANGSEIRVKVFQNSSSLHFFTCESLQISYDGSLVKCNVSGQLAVDYFESAMTVTQSSSGTSDTLIIQGVFCSITSFLNPCATTTTTTTTYSPTVNSSCPQFLSISSDGKMTSTISCLESGATPKSYKEMSVSVDWFAAE; the protein is encoded by the exons ATGTATATTTCAAAGGCGTTAGCTTTTCCGTTGACATTATTCTGTTGTGTTCAGTTTCACTTTGATCAGGTTGACTCTACCAAAGTAGCATTACAGTACAAGTGTTGGAAGACTTGTGGATTAAATAATGATACCTCCTTGCTCTCTCCTATCGCTTTGGTGAGGAGGTCGCGCCTTGACTGCGCCACTTCCTGTTCCAAGTCTCCTTGGTGCTTGAAATATGTCTTCGCCATCCCAGGAACATGTCTCTTGCTTCTCTCACAGGACATTCCTTGCCCCGCGAACGTCGCTGCTCTGCCGGGCTCGCAGGTCACCACGTGTGTCAAGCTTCTGCCTGCAGCTCTCGCGCCATGTAGAATGACCCGGAAGCTGATCTCTGACGGTGGCGCAAACGTCGTTGACTACGAGACGATCCTTCAGATGCTTATCGTCGGGAGTAATGTGAAACTCCGGTACAGCCAGGGAGACTCCACCTACGTGGCTAGCACGAACTCTTTCACGCTGTCGTCCACCCTGATGCCTCCTGTGTTGGCCACTGTCCCTGTCTACATGACAGGTATGTATAGCGCCAAAGTGTCGGTGCGCACTTTCTATTCCAACACAAGCACGCTATTGGAAGAGCAGTACAACGACGGCAATTTACCCAGCAGTACACTAGTGGCCAACATTAGCCAATGGCTAGTGCAGCTCAGGTGTGGAAACAGCTCTGGAAACAAGGTGAAAGTCTTATCAAAGTCGTCCAACACAACTTCCTTGACGGAAGCTGTCGATAATGGATCGACCATTAATATTGTAATGGTAGACAGCACTATCAGGTTCCTCGCTGCCAATATCATTATCAAGTCTGGAAGTATCGTCCATGCCCAATCCTTATACTACGAAGGCAAGAAAGTCAAACTCCTTACCGTGCGCTCATCTGGTATGCCTGACCTCGCCTCGTGGGATTATATAAACAAGGTTCGCAATGAAAATGAATCCGTAACGACAGACTTCATCTGGTACGCTGATCCTTGTTGGGCCTTCATCGCGTCGACACCTGCTGGAAATATGGCGGCGCTGAAAAGCGCTATTCTCTCTGGAAAGAGAGTGCGAGTCGCTTTTAATGCAACTCCATCTGAGGTCATCTATGCCAACCCAACTTACATCGGCGTCAACTCTTCGGACATCATCACCGCCCATGTGACAAACTACATTGACCGAAAATACCCCGGCAGCTCGCCTGTCTCCTCAAGATCTCACTATATCATGTCGACGGATGGATTTTTGCAGCAGTTTTCGGTACAGTTTGACTCAGAAATAGTCCAGGCCACTGACAAACCGACCTCAATCATCACGTGGTTTACCGACCAGCAAAACTTTACTCTTGTCCACTCCACCGTCGCCCCGTTGATCTCTCCCAATCAGACGACACTGGCTCGGCTCAAGGACAAGGTTGCTAACGGAAGTGAGATCAGGGTGAAGGTCTTTCAAAATTCGAGCTCACTGCATTTCTTCACATGTGAAAGTCTGCAGATTTCTTACGATG GCTCCCTAGTCAAGTGTAACGTGAGCGGACAGCTAGCAGTTGACTATTTTGAAAGCGCCATGACGGTGACCCAGTCCAGCTCGGGCACGAGCGACACATTAATCATACAAGGGGTCTTCTGCAGCATCACGAGCTTCTTGAATCCTTGCGCTACCACCactaccaccaccaccacctaCAGTCCCACGGTGAATTCCAGTTGTCCACAGTTTTTGTCCATCAGCAGCGATGGAAAGATGACCAGCACCATCTCCTGCCTGGAAAGTGGTGCCACGCCAAAGAGCTATAAGGAGATGTCTGTATCTGTCGACTGGTTCGCTGCAGAGTAG